The Mustela erminea isolate mMusErm1 chromosome 10, mMusErm1.Pri, whole genome shotgun sequence genomic sequence AGAATGAAGCTCGTAAATTAAATCACCAGGAAGTTGTTGAAGAAGATAAAAGACTTAAGTTACCTGCTAACTGGGAAGCCAGAAAAGCTCGTCTAGAATGGGAGctacaggaagaagaaaagaagaaggttaGGATCTACTCTGCTGGCTTCATAAGTGGTTTATTCAGTCATTCTGTTGTACTGAGACCGTAATAGCTGGTTTTGTACACTGGTGTGGAGCAGACTTCAGGAGTCCATGTGGTAGCCCTCCTGTTTACTAGCAGCAGCACTTTGGGGGAGTTatttcatctctctgtgcctctcttttctcatttgtaaaatggggactaTAGTAATGATTTGAGTTCAGACGAATTAAATGAGTCAGTGCATGTGAAACATTTCCAAGGGGACCTGGCACCTGCCGCCTGCTGAACACGTGTTTTAAATTGAGGCGCGCACTCTTACACACCGTAGCAGGTTCCCAGATGGCCTCCAAATAGTGatcattagttttaaaatattgcctGATATCTTTGTTTAACCTGGAGTTAAAATAGATCCAATACTTGCTTAGATCATCATTGTAGGTATtagcttcttttccctcttagGAATGTGCAGCTAGAGGGGAGGACTATGAGAAAGTGAAGCTGCTGGAGATCAGTGCAGAAGATGCAGaaagatgggagaggaagaagaggaggaaaaacccCGACCTGGGATTCTCAGGTAAAGCTCGCCTTTCTGTGACCAAATGGCCTCAGTATATTAGTATTACCTTCAGTGTTTCTGGTTTTAAGAAAGGATATCCatgggcacccccccccccaaaaaaaaagaaaaaacggtTAGGTCCAAGAATATTCTCCAAGAGGTCTAAAcccaagaaaaatacaaatacatctCCTAGGGCAGAAGTAAAAAAGGCTGTCCTTCAGCCAgctgcattttttgttttttgtggtcaAAGTAGCAAAAGCCTATATCTTCAGCATCTTCAGGGTAGAAGTTATGCTTAGTGTCTTGTGCAGATATTACTAATAATGATTTTGATGTTCTTTGGATCGTAATGACAAAACAAGGACATCTATCTTCTCCGAttctccttttatctttattgttttttttccctctttttatctTTAGATTATGCTGCTGCCCAGTTACGCCAGTATCATCGGCTGACCAAGCAGATCAAACCTGACATGGAAACCtatgagagactgagagaaaaacAGTAAGTTGACATTAGTTAATGCAGGTTAACATTAGTTAATGCAGTGTTAATTCTGAAGGGACAtaagggcgtgtgtgtgtgtgtatttgtgtgtggtgtatacatacatacacatatacataaatataaacacactTTAAAGCTTAGGTCATGGTCATAGCAGCTGCCTATGAATGCTTTCTGGCCTTGACCATACTATTTATTGCTCACTCCACAGCAGTTCAGCTAACCCCTGGTTATTGTTCCATCTGGGCATTGAGTGTTGAGAGTTTAACAGCCAGATTATTGTAGTCAGTCAGATGTTTTAGGAGGCTGAATGCTTCAATGCCAAGATgggtgaatattttcttttttttttcttttctttaagatttaatttacttatttgacacacagagatcacaagcaggcagagaggtaggctgagagagaggatgaagcaggctccccgctgagcagagagcccgatgtggggctcgatcccaggaccctgagatcatgacccaagctgaaggcagagactttaacccactgagacacccaggtgcccctgggtgaaCATTTTCTACATAGATTTTAGGTTTGTGGGCTCTTTGGTCTCCATCCCAACTACTCTGCGCTGCTGCTGTGATGTGAAAACAGTCTTGGAGGATACATGAATGCGTGGGTGTGTCTGGGGCCCAGTAAGATGTTTGCAAAAGCTGGTGCTGCGGTTTGCTGACCCTTGTGCAttagtggggagaggaagaagctgaacCGAGAGGCATGTCCCTTAACCTTTGGCCCTTGACTCTTAAATCTGTAGAATGaatgtgctgggggaggggatatCTTTGGTCCCTCCCAATTttagcttttatatatatacatatatatatatatatattatatatataaaataaaagataaggtaGGATCCCACATTTAACActgtatgtttttaatatatataatgtgtaaaaTAATGTGTATGTTTTATTGCTCACCAGGAGTGGTAGTTTGGTTTGAAATTTGCAAATGTCGAACTGTCTGGTGTTACTTTAAGTCCGTTTTGCTCTCTTTTCAGTGGAGAAGAGTTTTTCCCAACATCCAATAGCCTTCTTCATGGAACACACGTGCCTTCCACAGAAGAGGTTGACAGGATGGTCATGGATCTGGAAAAACAGTGAGTACTCAGTACAGCAGCCTGAACTTTCAAATGTTTAACGACAAAATGGACCTAGCGTGTTTAGAGTGAATTGAAAGAGCAGATACTGTTCCTGCTCATTTCTGACTCAGTGTCTGTAGTGGTTTTGGGTATGGATGGCATGTGCCAGTCCAATCCATATGATCTGGGAGCAGGTGCCAAATATCGCTGAAATGGGTTTGTCATAATTGAAGCAGGGAAAGGTCCAAAGAAAATGATTCTTTAAGGGCTTTGACCTTCATATCTATTCCATTATTTGATTTGAAGAAGTACGAATGTTCCAGTAAATGTACCCTTGTTATATTTGTGTTTCTTAATACTGATATGGGTGAATATTAGAGCAGAATTATATTTTAGAAGTTAGTACATATGACTGTTAAAAATACTATCtggtattgggcgcctgggtggctcagtgggttaagctgctgccttcagctcaggtcatgatctcagggtcctgggatcgagtcccgcatcaggctctctgctcagcggggagcctgcttccctctctctctctctctgcctctccgactacttgtgatttctctctgtcaaataaataaataaaatcttaaaaaaaaaaaatactatctagTAAGTAGTGTGTCTTCTATTCACATTAGCTGTGGCTGTTACTAATATAAGTACTATAATTTTCTTCTGGGTAGAACTTCATGTGTCCAGTGGCAACAGTGTATCATTGCTCTTTTTAGAAGCATTCCAAGGATGAGTTTGTATTTATTGAATTTCAGGGTTTGTACCCAGGGTTGTGTTATCAATTAGCAatttcagtttgattttttttttttttaaagattttatttatttattcgacagagatcacaagtaggcagagaggcaggccgagagagaggaagggaagcaggctcctcactgagcagagaacccgatgtagggctcgatcccaggaccctgggatcatgatctgagctgaaggcagaggctttaacccactgagccacccaggcacccctacagtttgatcttgatgaaaactacccccacccctcacagTGCTGAGTGCACTGATTCTGTTCTTAACTATTTGGCCATGTTTTGTTAAGATTACAAAATtcaaaattgcctttttttttttttttaaaatattttatttatttgtttgagagagaaagaatgaacaagctgtgaggaggggcagaggcagatggagaagcaggctttctgctgagcagggaacccgacacagggcttgataccaggactgtgggatcttgacctgagctgaaggcagacatttaactgagccacccaggtgtccccagaattgccttttaaaaaaaaaaaaaaaatcttttttccctttctccagaaTTGAAAAACGAGACAAGTATAGCCGGAGACGTCCTTATAATGATGATGCAGACATCGACTACATTAATGAAAGGAATGCCAAATTcaacaagaaggcagaaaggtTCTATGGGAAATATACAGCTGAAATTAAACAGAATTTGGAAAGAGGAACAGCAGTCTAATCCCTTTAGAAACTGTTTTCAGAAGCTTGAGAATGCTGGGAAATTGAAGTTCTCTTCAGATTTCTACCAGGAAACCAGGACTCCTGTCTACTATGCCGTCCCACTcagcatttagaaataaatgctttttcttaAACGTACACTTCCATGTATATTTCCGCATTTCTGTGCTTGGATAGAAGATGTATTTTAAGAGGTAGTGTACTTACTTTGTAAAAAATCTACTTTGTATGaatactaattatttttctatgtattttaaatgggTAGGATTATTTAATCTTTGAAGCATCTTGAGCTTAAGATTGTTGGCATCATACATAAATGCAGTCATCATTGCTTTGAATGTTAGGAATTTGACGAAAGCTAGAGCTGGACTCGGCAACTTTTGAGGTTGTAGACTCGGAAGCTAAGTATAGTGAGGAGGAACATGGCCGTGGCTACTGGTGGGCTGTCTCTCTCTACCCATGGCCTTTTATGACCAAGTTCAGGAAGCAGCAGAACTATCTTCCTGTGATTATTGACCATGTACAGTTCCTTTTATAAAAAGCAGATATAGAATCCCTATGAAGCACTAGCATTTAAAAcaagaatttatatatttgtatatatatgcaagATTATGTGCTTTCattgaataaacattaaaatttttttgattatgGGGAAGTCAGAACAGTCAGAAGAAGACTGAATACAATGAATCTCTTATACCCAATACCTGTCTTCAGTAATCAACTCTTGGCCAGTCTTGTTTCATCTTCATTTCTATCTCCTTTCCCCTCCATGAGTCCCatgttattttgaagcaaatattaaatgtataattttgcCTATCAGAAACTGAAAGATAAAGACCACTATACTATTATACAAcgatattttaataaaaaagtccAGAGAGAAAGATTGGTGTAATTTTTTCTATGTGTTGTTTAAAATGAGGGCATTCCAAATCTGAAAGAGGAAAATCTCACAAATATATGAGCTTTTGTGTTTAAAGACAGTTTAACGTTAAATACCACTGGTGATTATCCCCTTGTAGAATTTATGTAGCACTTTCTATGCTCATTTTGTTTCTGGTGCTAGCATTTCTGTGTGCAGGTAGGTCTGATCAACAGGGCCTTGATGCTGCCTTTCAACATACATTGAGTATGTTTCAGTTTCTGTTACACTAAGTTCAAGTCTTTGATCCTGAATGTtgcaatagctttttttttttttttaaagattttatttatttatttgacagagatcacaagcaggcagagagagagaagaggaagcaggcttcctgctgagcagagagcccgatgtggggcttgatcccatgattctgggatcatgacctgagcctaaggcagaggctttaacccactgagccacccaggcacctgcaatagctttttaaaaaagagtcaaaaCGTTGTCAGATGTATTTAAAAGCCCAGTCCGCTAAAAGCCAGCAAGGTGTATTCTAAGAATGCAAGAGTAGCTTATAGACATGTTAGTTGCATGTCCAATAGCAATTAGCAGTTTTTCATTACCCACcagaactttgatttttttgtgaGTTTGTGGTAAAATTTCCAGCTAAACATGTGCTTCTCCAGATTGACTTGATATACGTGGTCAGATTAGTTAGAGTTCTGGCCAATAGAACACCAACTAAGTTATGTTGAGAAACTCTTTGCTTTCTTGGTAGGGGAATTGCTACTCCCGGCTTCCCCCTTCCTGCTTGGATCACAAACCTGAGGCCTGCGGTTGTAGCAGCCATGTTGTGCTGTGAGGTAACAAGTATGAGGACAAAGGTCagtgtgctgagtgtggagcagaGCTTGAGTCCCTGTTGACATAGCCAAGTAGCTACACTAGCTCCAGGAGTCTCTTCCTGTTTCTTGCCACTGAGTAAATTTATGACCAATGCACAGTTCAATTTCCGGATGTCTGttgataaatattacatatacaaaAGTCAATATGCGTGTGTAAACGTTACAGAAACAGCTTATCCAGTCTAAAAATAAGTATGTAGGAATGGAGATGAGAGGGAATAGTTACAATAAAAATTAGCTATTTAGACACAAATTTAATTGGAAGGTTTTCATACGACCTACGTGAAGAAAATTGTAAAATTCAGTTGAAGGAGTGAACAGGGGACTTCTACTTCCAACCAAGATGGACTGACAAGAAACAAAAGATTTACCTTACCACTTAAAATGaccgggggaaaaaaaagtatatatgaaaCAAGTTTTCAAGATAGTAGAAGTCAGGCAAGGAAGGTCAGTGGACTCTAAGAGGGGAAACAAACAAGGATAGCCCTATGATCACTCCAGCTCACTGCCTTTAAAGAACTTCCAGGCTGTGGTGTGCGGAGGGAGAAGCCTGGTGGAGCCCAGTGGCTCCCTTAGTTGAGGAGATAGAGCTGGAAGCCTGGGGAGACCACAGTGGCAAGGGCTCACGTTGCCTTTCTGGAAAAGGAGGGAACCGCCCACAGAGAACTCAGCAAATGCACAGaggcccccacccccttccctctccccctcagcATGAGCCAGAATAAGATCAGCATGTGTGTGAAATGATGGGGGAGGAAAGAACTCCCCAAATGGAGTGGGAGGAATAGGACCTGGCACTCACGTGTGGCCAGGAATAGCGGTTATCCACCAGCTGGAATGGGAAGGTTCATAATTCATGGGGTAGAATACTGAGGAGGTTTTCCTCTGTAGTAGAGAAAATGAGCTGTAGACCATATGCTGCTTGGGTCTTGTCTAAAAACTTTAAGATATAACAGAATCAAACTATTTCCAAGTAATTTGAATGCATTCCAGAATGAAGATCAAGAATTattggttttaaaaaacatagaaacCTCCAGGACCCCAAAACACCAAATTCACAATGTTTAGCATCTAATCAGAGAAACTGGAAAATTGGCCCCAATGTGTGAGATGATATAGACATTTGGATTAGGAGACAAAACATGATCAAAAAGGTAGAGACACGAAGACAGATAACAAAAAAGACCCATACTGAATTTCTCAACATGAAAACTACACATCCGAGGTGAAAAATACACCAGGTAGGTTTAACTGCGGATGAGACATCGCAGAAGAAGAGATGTGTGAACTTGAAGACAAAGCAATGGGAACCATCTAAAATGCAGTAAGAGagtaaaaaagaattcaaaaacatGAGCAGGGCATCAGTGAATTGTGTGACCTGAATGTGTCATTTGGAGTTTCCAAAAGGCAGAAACATGGCTACCCACTGGAGGCTCCGGATCTGAAGTCTGGTCTGTCTGTTCAAATGTGAGCAAACACGAGAGCTGCTGTGAAAGCACATTAGCACTGTGCTGAGGCTTTCCACCTGCCAGTTGCCAGGTTGCAAAGAATCCTCTCACCTGTGCCCACCTGTGGGACACATCTTGCTCTTTGGGAAATGCTATACAAGCAGCAAGGAGATGCTTTAAACCAGCCCTTCCATCCACGTGACTGATGAAATTGAGCatttcaacaaggaaataaggtcTATTAGGGGGGCCTACATAGAGGACAGTGGTGGAAATCGAAATGGGGATGTTCTTTCTCTCTAGATGGATGTGGTAGGAAACGGAAGCAATATTAGCAATCCCCTGCCCTTGGATCCCAACCTGATTTCTCTTGAGTCCCTGTTAGCTATTGTATATTCAAAGGGAGCAGGAACAGCTGCTCTGTTCATCATCCCATTCCAATAGTCCTGGCTGGGTCCTGTACTTCTAACagagttcctctttctccccgCCCCTACCCATTAGGGCAGGGCCGCCTTCCCACTGGCCCTTTCTCTACCAACGCTGTGATGGCTTACTGAAAACACCTTCCTCTTTGGCTCATTTATTTCAAAGGCCTTCTCAGTGTGGGCGTCATTATTACTTGACTCAGCAATGTTATCTCACTTGCAGGATGGAGTTGAACGGTTTTTGGCCAAGTGGTGGAGCTGACCCAAACAGAATGATCTCTTGTAGTTGCAATTACTTATAGAACAGCGTAATGTTCCATGTTGGCTCTGGTGTGCATTTGCCCCTGCTGGAGTCCTCTTACAGCTTTAAGAAATGGGAACAATCATGGCACTAGCTGCCTAGGGTTGCTGTTGGTGTTAAACAGAAAATCCACGCAAAGTGCTTAGTGCAGCAGGCAGGTGCAGAGTAAGTGCCTGTGCATATTGGTGAGGATCCTGTGACTATCATCTTGTTCCCCAGTAGGGCTCTCCTCACTCCACCAGGACAAGTGGCACTGTGAGATAGCCATGGATTAAAGTGGCCTGGGGGgcttctggggggctcagtccattgagtgtctgattctttgtttagggtcaggtcatgatctcgtggttgtggggttgagccccatgttgggttccatgcttagCGCAGAATCTGCTACacattccctctccctttgctttaaCCCACCCAGTCACATGCAGGtgcaggctttctctctctctaaaatagatacataaataaaatctaaaaaaaaaaaaattaaatggcctGGATGAAAATGCCAGTTCTTCCTTTTGCCAGACAAAAGATCATGGGCAAAGGACCTTGTATCAGTCTGCAAGGGCTGTTGGAAAGGAACACCACAGCCTGGGTTGGGGAGTggtaagcaacagaaatttattttttcccagttctggaggctagaagcccaTGAGCAAGGTGCCACCGGTGTTGAGGACTCTCTCTCTGGTTTGCAGATGGATGCCTGGCTGTGCCCTCACATGGCTTTTTCTCCATGTCCACGTGGTGGTACTTcctctccttataaggacaccagttctATTAGATTAGGCCCCCTCTCTTATGACTTCATTCAACctcaattatttccttaaaactcCTGTCTCCAAATATAAACACTGGGGCTTAGGACTTCTGTGTATTCTTGGGGGTGGCATGATGAGTTCCATAATGTCACCCACCCCCTTCGTGCTTCCTTTTCCCTCAGCTTCCTAAAGTGTTCATAATCTCTATTTCAGAGGGTTGTTGGGAGTGTCATGTGCTTGGACCAGTGCCTGGTTCCTAGCGGGATCGGTGCGAGTTATAACAGCaattacaaaatgaataaatatgatcGTCTTCATGGACATCTCCTATAcgtggtcttttctcttttctcacttccGAACCAAGACAATGCAATCCTGAATGTTCAGAAATCTCAGAGGGAGGTAAGAGTTCCATGTGATGTCCGCCCTGTCCCCAAGAGTGTTGGCAGCAAAGACTTCCTCTTCTTGCGGGTCTGAAGTTTTGAAGTGACAGGAAGCCTTGAGCCGTGgaggccccctcccctctccccctcctgcagCATAGCTGGTAACAGCTACCTAGTGTGCTCTGTACGCCCTGGCCGTGCTCCTCCGGGACTCTCTTCAGAAGCACATCATTTATGCAAGATTAACTTTGTGCTCTCCGTGGGCTGCTTCTTCGGTCCAAGGCAGTTAGAGTCAAAATCCAGCTTCCAACAAATGACAACTACTTGCAAAACCCAGGGATCTGAGGACCAGAGGTCCCACCTGGCTTTCTGCTATAATAGAATCAGAATACACagttaaatcattaaaaaaaaaaaaaagacaaaacccaagGCACTCTTAACCttaaaaatgttcacattctGGATGAATAGTTTAGCTTTGGATCCGGTCTTGTCCCCTTAGATGAGGTTGGCAGATTTTTGTCTGGAAACCTACAGGCTGTTGGGAGTTCCggaggctggagcccaggagaaACCAGGAGATACTGacatctcgtgtgtgtgtgtgtgtgtgtgtgtgtgtgcacgcgtgtctGTGATAGGTTGGGAGGGGCAGGTGTGTTTCTTCAGTTGGAAATGGCCCCCTgggaagagatgcagaaaatACCCCCAAATCTCAGAAATACAGCCTAGAATGCATGAAATCTTCCATACATACGTCATTTATCACATAGGTGTAATGGTTACATGTAAAACATCTACAATATACCAGAATTTTTACAAAATCCTGTCTTGGCATTTCTCATTCTATTTAACATAATAGAGGCCATGAAAGAAGGATTGGCGGAGCCCTCTCCTGTTGCTCAGAGGCCAGTGTGCACATGGACCCACCCACAGCTGAAAGTGTGTGGGGTCTGAGAGCCTGGACCTTTGAACACTGCCCTGAGATCACAGGGGGCTGTTTAGTGCCCTCTTGTGGTGTTCACGGAGCACAGCTTCCAGTcagttctgtattattttctattttttaaagattttatttagttatttgatagagatcacaagaaggcagagaggcaggcgggggggggcgtatcaggctccctgctgagcagagagcccgatgccggactcaatcccaggactctaggatcatgacctgagctaaagtcagaggctttaacccactgagccacccaggcgcccccagttctgtattttttttttttttaaatccaagaagCAGGCAAACGTTTTGTTTCAAGTTACATCAATCCATAGTCATTGTAGAAAATTACTTCCTTCAGTCTGGGGGTGTGCGTGTGGATTTTGATTGGTTTATTAAATCCGTAAGTATAGGAACCATGGGAACTATcttaaacctctttttaaaaatctgctgtttaatttacatacaataaagtGCACACTCTTGAGGGCCTATCTAGATGAGTCTTTACATATTTGTAGATGTGGGCAACCACCAACAAGGTCAAGCCATGGAAGGATCCCTCTCGACCTCTTGCAGTCAAACCGCCCCCAAGGGTAACGAGTATTCTGCCTTCTATCACTTTAGAGCTGTTTGCCAGCCTTGGATCTTTCTATAAATCACACCCTACAGTATCTACCCTTTTGGGTCCTGACTTTCTTCACCCAACACTGTGTCTAGAGTGAGATCTGTCCAGGTTGTGTGTGGGGCTTGGTTTCACCTTACACTGATTTCCAACTTCAACATCATCTAATTCTatgagggaggaggagatgaggggagaataaaaccaaaagagACCCTTGATGTCGTTTTGGAGATGATGGTTCCAGGCTCTTCAGGACAATGAGGATTACTTTGAAAGGAGAAGACTTCAGTGACCTGTCCCATCATGGCACGTGGCCTGTGGGGAAGAGATAATCTGTCTGTCTCCTTAATGaatggctcttttttttaaaaatatttttaaaatttattcatttgacagagagagagaaatcacaagtaggcagagaggcaggcagagagagaggaagggaagcaggctccccgccgagcagagagcctgacacggggctcgatcccaggaccccgagaccatgacccaagccgaaagcagaggcttaacccactgagccacccaggcgccccaaaggatGGCTCTTTAGATCAAGAGGAGCTGTGCTCTTTAACTGCGCTCTGGGAGCCTCTATGTTGTCCGGACCTGATTTACAGGGCAAGATCCTGGATGTTAATCTGGCGCTGTGGTGGGGTGAGACTTGGTGGTTTTGTAGGCGAGGATGAGCATACTTTGCCTGTGGGAGGGCTGTAAACTTTCATTGGCCAGAGGACGGGCTGTGGCAGATCGTAGCTTCCAAAGATGGCCACACCAACGTCTACCCCCTCCCACTAGCTCTTCCTACCGTGATGGGGATGGTTTTCCTTTGAGGGCTGGTGTACTTGTTTGCTAGGGTTTCCCACATGCTGGGGTGGAGAAGGGCTCAAACAACAGAcatgtattgtctcacagttctggaggctggatgtccGAGATCAAAGGGCCAGCAGGGTTCGTTCCTTCTGAGGGCCTTGAAGGAGAAGCTGCTCCATGCCTCTTGAGCGTTGAGTGCTTTTCTGGTGATCTTTGGAATTTCTCGGCCTGTTGAACCATCACCCTCATCTCCGCCCTTCCTCTTCATGTGGGGTTTTCCTGGTTAGCAGAGCTGTCTCccaatttccccattttataagaGTACCGCTCATATTGAAATAgggcccaccctcatgacctcattgtAACTAGATTAGCTCTGTAaacaccctatttccaaataaggtcacagtctGAGAcgtgggggttaggacttcaacatatgaactttggGGGTACGTGTATTCGAGAAAAAGAActcacacacatgtatgtgtggttttgtgtgtatgtgtctctctgtgtgtaatCTACATGAATCTGTACACATATAAATGTGTGTGGAGGTAGAGGTGGGATGAGGATCTGGTTCACGTGATttgggaggctgagaagtcccataaTCTTTTGCTTGTGAGCTGGAGATGCAGGAAAGCCAGTGGTGGACTGCAGTCCGAGTCGGTGGGTCTGAGAACTAGGGGAGCCATCGAAATCCCAGCTCAAGGGCAGAGAAGACTGGAGTCCAGGCTCAataggcaggcagggagaggatgaATCCTCCCTTCCTctactttttgttctattcaggccctcaatgGATTGTATGATGCCTACCCACCCTGGGCAGGGAAAGGGATTTGACTCGGACAGCTGAATCAAATGCTGATTTCATCtagaaacatcctcacagacacacccccAAATAATGTTTAATTTGGGCATCGTGTGGCCCAATCAAATTCACCATGTGATTAATCATCACAGTGCATCATATAATCCATAGCAGGGACAACCTGGGTTTGCTTCCCTTGACCTTGAGTGCACCTCTGTAACTATGATGGAAGTGATGCCAGTGAAATACCAAGGCTAGGTCCTAGAGGCAATATATGTCTCCCCACTGGCTCTCTCTCAGATGCTTGGTTTGGAACCAATCCACCCACCATAGTGTGAAGAACATGGATGCACCATGTGAAGGTCTTGGTCAGGAGACAACATCGACTGCCAGATATTTGAGTGATGTTGGATTTTTCAGTCCTTGCCTCAGAGTCTTACGATGGAGGCACCAGGTTTGTGTGGCAGAGTCAAGCCATCTTGTAAATCT encodes the following:
- the SYF2 gene encoding pre-mRNA-splicing factor SYF2 — translated: MAAAILAEKVPVDSAEEREQPLAAAAELAAQKREQRLRKFRELHLKRNEARKLNHQEVVEEDKRLKLPANWEARKARLEWELQEEEKKKECAARGEDYEKVKLLEISAEDAERWERKKRRKNPDLGFSDYAAAQLRQYHRLTKQIKPDMETYERLREKHGEEFFPTSNSLLHGTHVPSTEEVDRMVMDLEKQIEKRDKYSRRRPYNDDADIDYINERNAKFNKKAERFYGKYTAEIKQNLERGTAV